Proteins found in one Verrucomicrobiia bacterium genomic segment:
- a CDS encoding glycine C-acetyltransferase, with amino-acid sequence MISQLDKIEKALADLQAAKTFKYETILESAQGARVKVRGRDIIMLASNNYLGLASHPKIREAAIRGIQEYGFGMSSVRFICGTQVLHRKLEEKIAAFCGTEDAILYLSCFSANEGFFAGLFSDKLGYDAYKDVIYSDRLNHASIIDGNRLTKPETTDRKIYAHGDAEDLARQLEADKNQPYRFRVVATDGVFSMEGDLAPLPRLVELCNKYQAILMVDDSHAMGVIGKTGKGTAEELGVWGKVDVLTGTLGKALGGAAGGFIASKKSLIEFLRQSSRPYIFSNSLPPPILAASLEAFNILESDYSLVEKLHANTAYFRREIVNLGFKIIPGTHPIVPVMLGEAALAQDASAELLKEGVYVKGLWYPVVPKGEARLRVQISAALDKQDLDEALAAFKTVGKRLKII; translated from the coding sequence GTGATATCCCAATTAGACAAAATCGAAAAAGCCCTGGCGGATCTGCAGGCGGCCAAGACCTTCAAGTACGAAACGATTTTGGAAAGCGCACAGGGAGCCAGGGTCAAAGTGAGGGGGCGGGACATCATTATGCTGGCTTCCAACAATTATCTTGGTTTGGCTTCTCATCCGAAGATCCGAGAGGCCGCCATCCGCGGCATTCAGGAATACGGGTTTGGGATGTCTTCGGTCCGCTTCATCTGCGGCACGCAGGTTCTGCATCGCAAGCTGGAGGAAAAAATTGCCGCCTTTTGCGGGACGGAAGATGCCATTCTTTATTTGTCCTGCTTTTCGGCCAACGAGGGATTTTTTGCCGGGCTTTTTTCCGATAAATTGGGCTACGACGCCTACAAAGACGTCATTTACTCCGACCGGTTGAACCACGCTTCCATCATTGACGGCAACCGGCTGACCAAGCCAGAGACCACCGACCGGAAGATTTACGCCCACGGAGACGCCGAAGATTTGGCGCGCCAGTTGGAAGCGGACAAAAACCAGCCGTACCGCTTTCGCGTGGTGGCCACGGACGGTGTTTTCAGCATGGAAGGGGATTTGGCCCCTCTCCCGCGGCTGGTGGAGCTTTGCAACAAGTATCAAGCCATCTTGATGGTGGATGATTCCCACGCCATGGGGGTCATCGGCAAAACGGGCAAAGGGACGGCGGAGGAATTGGGTGTCTGGGGAAAAGTAGACGTTTTAACCGGCACGTTGGGCAAGGCCTTGGGCGGCGCGGCGGGCGGCTTTATCGCCTCTAAAAAATCATTGATTGAGTTTTTGCGCCAGAGTTCCCGCCCCTACATTTTCTCCAATTCGCTGCCGCCGCCGATACTGGCGGCCTCGCTGGAGGCATTTAACATTTTAGAATCCGATTATTCCCTCGTGGAAAAACTGCACGCCAACACGGCTTATTTCCGCCGGGAAATCGTCAATCTGGGGTTCAAAATCATTCCCGGCACTCATCCCATCGTCCCCGTGATGTTAGGGGAAGCGGCCCTGGCGCAGGATGCCTCCGCCGAGCTATTGAAGGAAGGAGTGTACGTCAAGGGTCTTTGGTATCCGGTCGTGCCGAAAGGAGAAGCGCGTTTGCGGGTGCAAATCTCCGCCGCCCTCGACAAGCAGGATTTGGACGAGGCGTTGGCGGCGTTTAAAACGGTGGGGAAGCGGCTGAAAATTATCTGA
- a CDS encoding TonB-dependent receptor, translating to MAMRAQNKILGTVLFLLLSVCPVWAQEEASEPAQKDTLGGDGLPVYQMDELIVTANRYERAAFEVPYSVSVFSEQKVWSSGAFTLSGAMKGLSGVDISDAGPFRARPVVRGLAGSRVLVLVDGQRLNDTRENTFSGAELSLVSPATVQQVEVLRGSNSVLFGSNAMGGVVNILTKKPAIPVGTWKLSGDFSSRYSTNDQQRAGRLGLNLANHRWRVKAGADYRRANNYHGPGSGVFDWGREVANSNLKRAVGLDLAGDYQLAEKHTLSLAAQSSLNSGIGFPETPNPTFPVGIFFPYHDRSKIALSYEGKQLTSKIASFKASVYGQKNKKDLRTVFSAAFPNTPFPGSTLRINDTSHTYTTVLTAGTNLQQVLSLSGNQTLTYGLDYYREMIDGFTRTFSHSSSLVFQSDKITQSAAVPENHMDALGLFAQNDIRPFRRLSFQLGTRFDWYRQAAEKTEGYNDVRTGQPLEPKSDILTALSGSAGFQYQLLEGLRLGGNVGSGFRVPNLVEKFFSGTQDQQIITPNLDLAAEKNVSVDAGVKFRFARFSGGVTAFLNQLRDYIELRATGDSVTVSGRRQAVWNYENTSRVRFAGIEGEFEAHLPQGFTSFLNSSYQSGDNLSAHRAIYVAPAKIVIGLGWKEGRGRFDAELSNRYVFEQNRIDPDPSSTLQLPTPAFNVVNFRAGYHWRVWTLTANINNLTNQTYREPLNAASPYNPILEPGRNFILGLSTKF from the coding sequence ATGGCCATGCGCGCACAGAACAAGATTTTGGGGACGGTTTTGTTTTTGCTTTTGAGCGTTTGCCCGGTTTGGGCCCAGGAAGAAGCGTCCGAACCGGCGCAGAAGGATACCCTCGGCGGTGACGGGCTGCCGGTTTATCAAATGGACGAGCTGATTGTCACCGCCAACCGCTATGAGCGGGCGGCGTTTGAAGTGCCGTATTCCGTTTCGGTTTTCTCGGAACAGAAAGTTTGGAGTTCCGGGGCTTTCACCTTGAGCGGCGCGATGAAGGGACTTTCGGGCGTGGATATCTCTGATGCGGGGCCGTTCCGTGCCCGCCCGGTCGTGCGGGGGCTGGCGGGGAGCCGGGTTTTGGTTTTGGTGGACGGTCAGCGGCTGAACGACACACGGGAAAACACCTTTTCCGGCGCGGAGCTGTCTTTGGTGTCACCCGCTACCGTGCAGCAAGTGGAGGTTCTGCGCGGATCGAACTCGGTTTTGTTCGGCTCCAACGCCATGGGGGGGGTGGTCAACATCCTGACCAAAAAGCCGGCAATTCCGGTCGGAACGTGGAAACTTTCCGGCGATTTCTCCAGCCGCTACAGCACGAACGACCAGCAGCGCGCAGGCCGGCTGGGTTTGAATTTGGCCAACCACCGCTGGCGCGTGAAGGCGGGGGCGGATTACCGCCGGGCCAACAACTACCACGGGCCGGGGAGCGGCGTTTTTGACTGGGGACGGGAGGTGGCGAATTCCAATTTAAAACGGGCGGTCGGGCTGGATTTGGCCGGCGATTATCAACTGGCGGAAAAACATACCCTCTCCCTTGCCGCGCAAAGCTCGCTCAACTCCGGCATTGGGTTCCCGGAAACCCCCAATCCGACGTTTCCGGTGGGAATCTTTTTCCCCTACCACGACCGTTCCAAAATCGCCTTGAGCTACGAGGGAAAACAATTGACCTCCAAGATTGCGAGCTTCAAGGCGAGCGTGTACGGCCAGAAAAACAAAAAGGATTTGCGGACGGTCTTTTCGGCCGCCTTTCCGAACACGCCGTTTCCCGGCTCGACTTTGCGCATCAACGATACCAGCCACACCTACACCACGGTTTTGACGGCCGGAACGAATTTGCAACAGGTATTAAGCTTATCGGGGAATCAGACCTTGACCTACGGGCTGGATTATTACCGGGAGATGATCGACGGGTTCACCCGCACCTTTTCCCATTCCTCCTCGCTGGTCTTCCAGAGCGATAAAATCACCCAGAGCGCGGCGGTGCCGGAAAATCATATGGATGCTTTGGGGCTTTTTGCCCAAAACGACATTCGTCCTTTCCGGCGGCTCTCCTTCCAATTGGGAACGCGCTTTGACTGGTACCGGCAGGCGGCGGAGAAAACGGAGGGGTACAACGACGTGCGCACCGGGCAGCCGTTGGAGCCGAAATCGGACATTTTGACCGCCCTTTCCGGCTCGGCGGGGTTTCAATATCAGTTGCTCGAGGGACTTCGCTTAGGCGGTAACGTCGGCAGCGGGTTTAGAGTTCCCAATCTGGTGGAGAAATTTTTCTCCGGCACGCAGGATCAGCAAATCATCACCCCCAATCTTGATTTGGCGGCGGAGAAAAACGTTTCGGTGGATGCCGGCGTGAAATTCCGCTTCGCCCGCTTTTCGGGCGGAGTCACCGCCTTTTTGAACCAGCTGCGGGACTACATCGAGCTGCGGGCCACCGGCGATTCGGTCACGGTTTCCGGCCGGCGGCAGGCGGTCTGGAACTACGAGAACACAAGCCGGGTGCGCTTTGCCGGCATCGAAGGGGAATTCGAAGCCCATCTGCCGCAGGGGTTCACCAGCTTTTTGAACAGCTCCTACCAGAGCGGCGACAATCTCTCCGCCCACCGCGCCATTTACGTGGCGCCGGCCAAAATCGTGATTGGCCTGGGGTGGAAAGAGGGGCGCGGGCGCTTTGATGCGGAACTTTCCAACCGTTACGTGTTCGAGCAGAACCGGATTGATCCGGATCCCTCGTCCACCTTGCAATTGCCGACGCCGGCCTTCAACGTGGTGAACTTCCGCGCCGGCTACCACTGGCGGGTCTGGACGCTTACGGCCAACATCAACAATTTGACCAACCAGACCTACCGGGAGCCGTTGAACGCCGCCTCGCCGTACAACCCGATTCTGGAGCCGGGGCGGAATTTCATCCTCGGGCTCTCGACCAAGTTTTAG
- the metK gene encoding methionine adenosyltransferase, whose product MRKENGKNFFFTSESVTEGHPDKVCDQISDAILDEILKRDKRARVACETFITVGLVIVGGEITTHTYIDIPRLVRDLIRDIGYIHSKYGFNYTTCAILNAIGRQSPDISQGVDIGGAGDQGMMIGYACRDTEELMPLPIQLSHELTQRLSAVRKKKILPYLGPDGKSQVTIEYRDGAPYRVDTVVISSQHTEEILDKSGRKITNKAKEEIIEKVVLPVISKRYLDSKTRYLVNPTGKFVVGGPQSDTGMTGRKIIVDTYGGWAAHGGGAFSGKDPTKVDRSACYQARHIAKNIVASGLADECTVQLAYAIGVAEPVSVMIETNGTGRVPDIRLTQLVRKLFPLKPRGIIDYLKLLRPIYLKTAAYGHFGRNEVEFTWEKTNRASELARLA is encoded by the coding sequence ATGCGCAAAGAAAACGGCAAGAATTTCTTTTTCACTTCCGAATCGGTCACAGAAGGACACCCGGACAAGGTGTGCGACCAGATTTCAGACGCCATTCTGGACGAAATTTTAAAGCGGGATAAACGGGCGCGGGTGGCCTGCGAGACCTTCATCACCGTGGGGCTGGTCATTGTCGGCGGAGAAATCACCACCCATACCTACATAGATATTCCCCGGCTGGTGCGGGATTTGATCCGGGATATCGGGTACATACACTCCAAGTACGGGTTTAACTACACCACCTGCGCCATTTTGAACGCAATCGGGCGACAGTCACCAGACATATCGCAGGGGGTGGACATCGGCGGCGCGGGGGATCAAGGGATGATGATCGGCTATGCCTGCCGCGATACCGAGGAATTGATGCCGTTGCCGATTCAGCTTTCCCACGAACTGACCCAAAGACTTTCGGCCGTCCGTAAGAAGAAGATTTTGCCCTATCTGGGGCCGGACGGGAAATCGCAGGTGACTATCGAGTACCGGGACGGCGCGCCGTACCGCGTGGACACGGTGGTCATCTCTTCACAGCATACCGAGGAGATTCTGGATAAAAGCGGGAGGAAAATCACTAACAAAGCCAAGGAAGAAATTATAGAAAAGGTCGTTCTTCCCGTTATTTCGAAAAGGTATTTGGACTCCAAAACCCGCTATCTGGTCAATCCCACCGGCAAGTTCGTGGTCGGCGGGCCGCAGTCAGACACCGGAATGACCGGGCGTAAAATCATCGTGGACACCTACGGCGGCTGGGCGGCGCATGGGGGGGGTGCTTTTTCCGGCAAGGATCCCACAAAAGTCGATCGGTCGGCCTGTTACCAGGCGCGGCACATCGCCAAAAACATCGTGGCCTCCGGCCTAGCGGACGAATGCACGGTGCAACTGGCGTATGCCATCGGGGTGGCGGAGCCGGTTTCCGTAATGATTGAAACCAACGGCACGGGACGGGTGCCAGATATCCGGTTGACCCAGCTCGTGCGCAAGCTTTTTCCGCTCAAACCGCGGGGAATTATCGATTATCTGAAGCTCTTGCGGCCGATTTATTTAAAAACGGCCGCCTATGGCCATTTCGGTCGGAACGAAGTGGAGTTCACTTGGGAGAAAACAAACCGCGCAAGCGAGCTTGCACGGCTGGCATAA
- the ahcY gene encoding adenosylhomocysteinase encodes MAKEYDVKDKKLAALGRKRIEWAARNMPVLADIQKRFAKEKPLAGVRIAACLHVTTETANLMLALKAGGAQVRLCASNPLSTQDDVAASLVFDYHVPTYAVKGENKKRYYDHIESALNIKPVVTMDDGADLVSLLHSSRKKDADRVIGGTEETTTGVIRLRAMEEKGNLLFPVISVNDSKTKHLFDNRYGTGQSTIDGILRATNHLMAGSKVVVFGYGFCGRGVAMRAKGMGAVVFVCEVDPLRAMEAAMDGFEVVSSYEAARKGDVFITVTGNLNVLRREHFAAMKDGAVLANSGHFNAEIDIPALGKLAKKRREVRPFVEEFTLPGGKRVYLLGEGRLINLAAAEGHPAMVMDMSFANQSLGVEYLVTSGGELERRVYPVPEPIDREIARLKLKSMGVRIDTLTSEQKKYLASWELGT; translated from the coding sequence ATGGCAAAAGAATATGATGTAAAAGATAAGAAGTTGGCCGCTTTGGGCCGGAAGCGAATCGAATGGGCGGCCCGCAACATGCCGGTTTTGGCAGACATTCAAAAACGCTTCGCCAAGGAAAAACCGTTGGCCGGGGTGCGTATTGCCGCCTGCTTGCACGTTACCACGGAGACGGCCAATTTGATGCTGGCTTTGAAAGCGGGGGGGGCGCAGGTGCGGCTGTGCGCCTCCAATCCCCTCTCCACGCAGGATGACGTGGCGGCTTCATTGGTTTTCGACTATCACGTTCCTACTTACGCCGTCAAAGGAGAGAATAAAAAACGATACTATGACCACATCGAGTCGGCTCTAAACATCAAACCGGTGGTGACGATGGATGACGGGGCGGATTTGGTTTCGCTTCTGCATTCTTCCCGTAAAAAGGATGCCGACCGGGTCATCGGCGGCACGGAGGAGACCACCACCGGCGTCATCCGTTTGCGGGCAATGGAAGAGAAGGGGAATTTGCTTTTCCCGGTCATTTCGGTCAACGACTCCAAAACCAAGCATTTGTTCGACAACCGATACGGTACTGGGCAATCCACCATCGACGGGATTCTGAGGGCCACCAATCATTTGATGGCCGGCTCGAAGGTGGTGGTCTTCGGTTACGGGTTCTGCGGCCGGGGGGTGGCGATGCGGGCCAAGGGAATGGGGGCGGTGGTGTTTGTTTGCGAGGTGGATCCGCTGCGGGCGATGGAGGCGGCGATGGATGGATTCGAGGTCGTATCCTCGTATGAAGCGGCCCGCAAGGGGGACGTTTTCATCACGGTCACTGGCAATTTGAACGTCTTGCGCCGGGAGCATTTTGCCGCGATGAAGGACGGCGCCGTTTTGGCCAACTCGGGACATTTCAACGCCGAAATCGACATTCCGGCTTTGGGGAAACTGGCCAAAAAGCGCCGGGAGGTGCGCCCGTTCGTCGAAGAGTTCACGTTGCCCGGCGGCAAACGGGTTTATCTATTGGGGGAGGGGCGACTTATCAATTTGGCCGCGGCCGAGGGGCACCCTGCAATGGTGATGGATATGTCCTTTGCCAATCAATCGCTGGGAGTGGAATACCTGGTCACCTCCGGCGGGGAATTGGAACGGCGGGTCTATCCAGTACCCGAACCGATTGACCGGGAAATCGCCCGACTGAAGCTGAAGTCGATGGGGGTTCGAATCGATACGCTTACCTCCGAGCAGAAAAAGTATCTCGCTTCCTGGGAGCTTGGGACTTAG
- a CDS encoding di-heme oxidoredictase family protein, with protein MFGKRFGFLTGLLYGFLLACGGASILGGLSGCQKLLTEAPKPEESLDAPIDGLTPEQAKIFARGDEAFGEVFTFETGLGPLFNNTACERCHVGDGRGHPSVNLKRFGKNLGGGQFDVLAQYGGPQLQERSLPGYPAEKIPPEANAVSERGGPLVVGLGLIEAIPDATILANVDSLDADGDGISGRPQFLDPPEFLNLPPGPYNGKYLGRFGRKAGAINLLQQTVNAYHQDIGITSDFRPEENFNPLAGGTGGDPVPDPELTAGTINDVVFYLQTLRPPLRRNPADPPVKRGDSLFSAILCGRCHTPALVTGPHPIAALSNKTANLYSDLLLHDMGPDLADNFIEGEASGTEWRTTPLWGLGILETVLGGKPFFLHDGRTSDLRDVISFHKGEADSSRKLFFQLSPADQEALLKFLKSL; from the coding sequence GTGTTCGGAAAACGCTTTGGGTTTTTGACCGGGCTTTTATACGGCTTTCTTTTGGCCTGCGGGGGGGCTTCCATTTTGGGCGGACTTTCCGGCTGTCAAAAACTTCTCACGGAAGCCCCCAAGCCGGAGGAGAGCCTGGACGCCCCCATCGACGGGCTCACCCCGGAGCAGGCCAAGATTTTCGCCCGGGGGGATGAGGCGTTTGGGGAGGTGTTCACCTTTGAGACCGGGCTGGGGCCGCTTTTCAACAACACCGCTTGCGAGCGCTGCCACGTCGGCGACGGCCGGGGGCACCCTTCCGTCAATCTGAAGCGCTTCGGCAAGAACTTGGGGGGCGGGCAGTTTGACGTTTTGGCCCAGTACGGCGGGCCGCAGCTTCAAGAAAGGAGCCTACCGGGGTATCCGGCGGAAAAAATTCCGCCCGAAGCGAACGCCGTTTCCGAACGAGGGGGGCCCTTGGTGGTGGGGCTGGGTTTGATTGAAGCGATACCGGACGCCACCATTCTGGCCAACGTCGATTCGCTGGATGCCGACGGGGACGGGATTTCCGGGCGGCCGCAATTTCTCGACCCGCCGGAGTTTTTGAACCTGCCACCGGGGCCGTACAACGGGAAATATCTGGGTCGTTTTGGGCGCAAGGCCGGGGCCATCAATTTGCTGCAGCAGACCGTCAACGCCTACCATCAGGACATCGGCATCACCTCCGATTTCCGCCCGGAGGAGAATTTCAACCCGCTGGCGGGCGGCACGGGGGGCGATCCAGTGCCAGACCCGGAACTTACGGCGGGCACCATCAACGACGTCGTGTTTTATTTGCAAACCCTGCGACCCCCTTTGCGACGCAATCCCGCCGACCCTCCGGTGAAACGGGGGGATTCCCTTTTTTCCGCCATCCTCTGCGGCCGTTGCCATACTCCGGCCCTCGTCACCGGGCCGCATCCAATTGCCGCTTTGAGCAACAAGACAGCCAATCTGTATTCCGATTTGCTTCTGCACGATATGGGGCCGGACTTGGCGGATAATTTTATCGAAGGGGAGGCCTCCGGCACCGAATGGCGCACCACGCCGCTCTGGGGGCTCGGCATCCTCGAGACGGTTTTAGGAGGGAAGCCGTTTTTTTTGCACGACGGGCGGACTTCCGATTTGCGGGATGTCATCAGCTTTCACAAAGGGGAGGCGGATTCGAGCCGAAAACTTTTTTTTCAGCTTTCGCCCGCCGACCAGGAGGCGCTTTTGAAATTCCTGAAATCGCTATGA
- a CDS encoding Rieske (2Fe-2S) protein — protein MMTRKEFLQSAATALAAASIFPMSALLAGCAVNSQTLRVSTKENRVRLTLSELPKLSEPGGYIKLYPLGFAHPIVLFQDGTGELFAVSTTCTHAGCEVRKTKSKFECPCHGSQYDLSGKVIRGPAPAALTRFPVKKEGGVMEIILKEG, from the coding sequence ATGATGACCCGGAAAGAGTTTTTGCAGAGCGCCGCGACCGCTTTGGCTGCCGCCAGCATTTTTCCAATGTCCGCCTTGCTTGCGGGATGCGCCGTTAATTCACAAACCCTGCGGGTTTCCACAAAAGAAAATCGAGTCCGGTTGACACTTTCCGAACTGCCGAAACTTTCCGAGCCCGGGGGATACATCAAGCTATATCCCCTCGGCTTTGCCCATCCGATAGTTCTTTTTCAGGATGGAACGGGTGAGCTTTTTGCGGTTTCCACCACCTGCACGCATGCCGGATGCGAAGTGCGCAAAACCAAATCCAAATTCGAATGTCCCTGCCACGGCTCGCAGTACGATTTGAGCGGAAAAGTAATTCGCGGGCCGGCGCCGGCGGCCTTGACCCGTTTTCCGGTGAAAAAAGAGGGGGGGGTTATGGAAATCATTTTGAAGGAAGGATGA